A stretch of Chloroflexota bacterium DNA encodes these proteins:
- a CDS encoding redoxin domain-containing protein, protein MSLNVGDLAPDFELLNGAGDTVRLSDFKGQKVIVVFYPLAFSGICQNELTDYNAKADRIKAAGARVLGVSVDSFFAVGAFADAIGLDDSITLLSDFPDHAAGEAYGAYNSETGFNERVTVVIDEDGRIVYKVHNPAPDRRDEEEALAALG, encoded by the coding sequence ATGTCTTTAAATGTCGGTGACCTGGCCCCCGATTTCGAACTCCTCAACGGCGCCGGCGATACGGTGCGGCTGTCCGACTTCAAGGGCCAGAAGGTGATAGTGGTCTTCTATCCGCTCGCTTTTTCGGGGATCTGCCAGAACGAATTGACCGATTACAACGCCAAGGCCGACCGCATCAAGGCCGCCGGGGCCAGGGTTCTGGGCGTATCGGTCGACAGCTTCTTCGCCGTCGGGGCGTTCGCCGACGCGATCGGACTCGACGATTCAATTACGCTGCTCTCGGACTTCCCTGACCACGCCGCCGGCGAAGCCTACGGGGCCTACAACAGCGAGACCGGTTTCAATGAACGCGTGACGGTGGTAATCGACGAGGATGGCCGGATCGTCTACAAGGTCCACAATCCGGCCCCCGACCGCCGCGACGAGGAAGAGGCGCTGGCCGCCCTCGGCTAG